In Diorhabda carinulata isolate Delta chromosome 6, icDioCari1.1, whole genome shotgun sequence, a single genomic region encodes these proteins:
- the LOC130895944 gene encoding ataxin-2-like protein: protein MNNKRKNRGGPVRTPRPARSVVSEGVYNNPHFMHTATGQVGNVVRVTTASGVVWEGVFKTFSSRFDLALEVAAKLDNPDSPNPQVKPDTYVDKIIFRACDVLAMVAKDVDLEYPTRDTFQTDTAISARLNGNLKPEERELEPWDSSGINGTDIQLELDQANGWDANDMFRKNEQEYGIQSTYDQSLRGYTVPLKTSDSADYKEAEAKANLIANEIENQPQHKARLELENGDEEAAFAAVVRPHQDSASNGKYLPPAKRKNQNNGKLVRSTPPPSQSSSNQNTPSPKETRPPMAFPAYQSPIQNNSHIQTGPLPNQQPHILSAPIHSSPMNMQQHPMQPPNHGPPHPHSHTPPHQFQPPIQTRQPPPPPQPIVQQPPPQPKPQMNGEAKGAPRQQRVYQNQQYPPEMKPDIPGPSHPPRHRDETIKDLHQFAQDFQLAPLPNEQPPPQIQAPPVVEQVVQPIQQISPPNKPLQQPSPPQPQQSISPRQENIEKVTNTLKKSTLNPNAKEFVLNPTAKPFQPRSPSTPSASRPHTPQTPSHSPYIPATVGGPAVQPPMAPLMMPVHYVMTSQPQYQPPQGNKIRRLPMRTDMAQQMQVAAATGQPLLAPAPIQQFMYPPAMNQAYQPMHMTLRTYEPSPQIQYMPPNPHPSQTPSPAQPPQYNPAQGPQAPPQQCQAAPPPPQSHHQFPLMYPIIPAQPHMMQSMQYLQQAPPPPQPPMQVLMHQHHGQGNPHGPNP from the exons GTGTATTTAAGACGTTTTCTAGTAGATTCGACTTAGCGTTAGAAGTTGCGGCCAAATTAGACAACCCAGATAGTCCGAATCCTCAAGTAAAACCTGATACTTACGTGGATAAAATCATATTCAGGGCATGCGATGTTTTGGCTATGGTAGCAAAAGACGTAGATCTGGAATATCCTACTAGAGATACTTTCCAAACTGATACTGCCATTTCAGCTAGACTTAACGGTAATCTTAAACCAGAAGAAAGAGAATTAGAACCATGGGACTCATCAGGAATCAATG GTACAGATATACAACTTGAATTGGACCAAGCTAACGGCTGGGATGCGAATGATATGTTTAGAAAGAATGAGCAAGAATATGGAATTCAGAGTACATATGATCAGTCTTTGAGAGGTTATACAGTACCCCTTAAAACTAGCGACAGCGCTGATTATAAAGAAGCGGAAGCAAAGGCAAATCTGATAGCGAATGAAATAGAGAACCAACCTCAACATAAAGCTAGGTTAGAATTAGAAAACGGCGACGAAGAAGCTGCTTTTGCTGCCGTCGTTAGGCCACATCAAGATTCAGCTAGCAACG GAAAGTATCTTCCACCAGCAAAACGGAAGAATCAAAATAACGGAAAATTGGTTAGAAGCACTCCACCTCCAAGTCAAAGTAGTAGTAATCAGAATACTCCATCGCCAAAAGAAACTAGACCACCTATGGCATTCCCGGCTTATCAATCTCCTATTCAGAATAATTCACATATTCAAACag GACCACTGCCAAATCAACAGCCCCACATTCTTAGTGCCCCAATTCATTCATCTCCTATGAATATGCAACAACATCCGATGCAACCTCCTAACCATGGCCCTCCACACCCACATTCTCACACACCACCTCATCAATTTCAACCGCCTATTCAAACCAGACAACCTCCTCCTCCTCCTCAACCAATAGTTCAGCAACCCCCTCCTCAACCCAAACCTCAGATGAATGGAGAAGCAAAAGGAGCACCACGTCAACAAAGGGTTTATCAAAATCAGCAATATCCACCAGAAATGAAACCAGATATACCAG GACCATCTCATCCACCAAGGCATAGAGATGAAACTATAAAAGATTTACATCAATTTGCACAAGATTTTCAATTGGCACCTTTACCAAATGAACAGCCTCCGCCGCAAATACAAGCCCCTCCTGTAGTGGAGCAAGTG GTTCAACCTATACAACAAATTTCACCACCTAACAAACCTTTACAGCAGCCATCACCACCCCAACCCCAACAATCAATCAGCCCTAGacaagaaaatatagaaaaggtCACAAACACTTTGAAAAAATCCACTCTGAACCCAAACGCTaaggaatttgttttgaatcCTACAGCTAAGCCATTTCAACCTAG gTCTCCAAGTACTCCATCGGCAAGCCGGCCACATACTCCACAAACGCCTAGCCATAGCCCATATATCCCTGCTACTGTTGGTGGTCCAGCAGTTCAGCCTCCAATGGCTCCACTCATGATGCCGGTCCATTATGTTATGACCAGTCAACCACAATATCAACCTCCACAAGGCAATAAAATACGTCGCT TACCGATGAGAACAGACATGGCACAGCAAATGCAGGTAGCAGCTGCTACTGGTCAGCCGCTACTAGCTCCAGCTCCAATCCAACAGTTCATGTATCCACCAGCAATGAATCAGGCTTACCAACCAATGCACATGACACTCAGAACTTATGAGCCTTCTCCACAAATTCAGTATATGCCTCCCAATCCACATCCATCACAGACACCATCTCCGGCTCAGCCTCCACAATATAATCCAGCTCAAGGCCCTCAAGCGCCACCTCAGCAGTGTCAAGCAGCACCACCACCACCGCag agTCATCATCAATTTCCATTAATGTATCCGATCATACCAGCACAGCCACATATGATGCAAAGCATGCAATATTTGCAGCAAGCCCCTCCGCCTCCTCAACCACCTATGCAAGTATTGATGCATCAACATCACGGACAAGGAAACCCACATGGACCTAATCCTTAG